TGGGCCAACCAGCGCGGCCTGCCCCGCACCGAGGGGCACCGCGCGGGCGAGGCGGCGCTGCTCGAGGTGGTCGCCGGGGCGGTGGAGCTGGGGATCGGGCACGTGTCCGCGTACGCCTTCTCCACCGAGAACTGGTCCCGCTCGGCGGACGAGGTCCGCTTCCTCATGGGCTTCTCCCGGGACGTGCTGCGCCGCCAGCGGGACACCCTGGACTCCTGGAACGTGCGGATCCGCTGGAACGGGCGCGCCCCGCGTCTGTGGACCCCCGTGATCCGGGAGCTGCGCGAGGCCGAGGAGCTCACCCGCGACAACACCGGCACGACCCTGCATATGTGCGTCAACTACGGCTCCCGTGCCGAGATCCTCGACGGCGTGCAGGCGATCGCCGAGGAGGTCCGCGCCGGCCGGATGAAGCCGGGGGACATCTCCGAGGACACGATCACGCGCTGGCTGGACCGGGCGTACCGCTCGGGCGACAGGGACATCGACGTCACCCCGGACGTGGACCTGTTCCTGCGGACCTCGGGGGAGCAGCGCCTGTCCAACTACCTGCTCTGGCAGTCCGCCTACGCCGAGCTGCTGTTCCTCGACGTGCTCTGGCCGGACGTGGACCGGCGCACCCTCTACGCGGCCGTCGAGACCTACGCCCGCCGGGACCGGCGGTACGGGGGCGCGGTGGACGCGCCGCAGGCGGACGCGGCCGGGGGAGCAGCGGACGCCTGAGCCCGCCCGACGGCGGTCCCGCGCCTCAGTCCTCGCGGGGCGGGGCCACCGGCGCCAGCCACCGCAGGGTGTCGGCCATGGCCCGCGAGCGCACCGGCTCCGGGGAGGCGTAGACGTCGTGGAGGGCTCCGGCGTGCTGCTGCACGGTGACCTCGCGGCCCAGCCGGAGGGCGCGGCGGGCCATGGCCGAGGGGTTCAGGATGATGTCCGCGGCGAGCATGGCCTCGCCGTAGCGCAGGCCGCGGTGGCCCGTGTCGGAGACCAGGACGAGGACGGGCACGTCGATCGACAGGCCGCGTGCCACCCGTCGGTGTCCGGCCAGGACGGCGTCCAGCCAGGCGTGGGGGAGGTCGAAGGACCAGGGCGCCCGCCACGCGGGGACCAGGTCCCACTCGCCGTCCGCCTCGGCGGACAGGCTCCGCCAGTAGAAGTCGACGCGCGGCAGGCGCAGCGTGCCGTAGGGGCGGGCGCGGGCCAGCGGTCGGGTGGCGAGGCGGGCGACCGCGCGGGCCGGCGTGCCGCCGTGGGTCTGCAGCCACGGGCTGTTGAGGACCAGGGCGGCGAGGCGGCCGGGGTTCCGGTCCGCCCACAGGGAGGCCACGAGGCCGCCGGTCGAGTGGCCCAGCAACACGGGCGGCAGGGGATGGTCCCGGGCCGCAGCCGCGAGCGCCGCCGCGATGTCGGCGTCGTAGCGCCGCAGGTCGTCCGTCCAGCCCGGCGTCTGCCCCGGCCGCAGCGATCGCCCGTAGTGGCGCAGGTCCACGGCGTGGAAGGCGTAGCCGGCGTCGTCGAACGCCTCGGCGAGCGGGGCGTTGTAGAAGTAGTCGCTCCAGCCGTGGAGGGCGAGGACCGGACGTCGGTCGGGGTCGCGCTGGCCCTCGGGCGCACGCCGCCGGACCACTGTGACAATGTTCTGCCCTTGTTTGTCCTCCTCGAGACCGAGCGTGAGGCGCTCGAACCCGTCCATCCCGTCCGGGACCCACCCGCCGCCGGGGGCGTCGTCCACGAGCGGGGCACTCGCCTGATGCTGGTCTCCGGTGGTGGCCTCCGCGGCGGGACGGCGCGGCAGGCGCAGGTGGTCGCGCAGGGGCATGCCCGCCACTGTAGGCCGCCCATCGGGGCGGCGTGCGGTCGGCGGTCGGGGCGGGGCGGGGGAGCGGCCATGGGAAACTGGCCCCATGCAGCTGCCCGACCCCCGCGCCCGCGTCCAGTCCGTGCTCGACTCCTCCGCCCCCCGCCTGTACCCGCCCTTCTTCCGCGCCGTGTTCTCCGGCATGGACGCCGAGCGGGCGCACCACGTGGGCTTCGCCGGCATCCGCGCCGCCGAGCGCACCGGAGCCTCCCGGGCCCTGCGTGCCACGATGGCCCCGGACCTCGGCCTGGCCCGCACCGTCATGGGCCTGCGCTTCCCCTCGCCGTTCGGCCTGGCAGCGGGCTTCGACAAGACCGGGGTGGGCACCACCGCCCTGGCTGAGCTCGGCTTCGGGCACATCGAGGTCGGCACCATCACCGCGCAGGCCCAGCCCGGCAACCCGGCCCCGCGCCTCTTCCGCCTCCCCGCGGACCGCGCCCTGGTGAACCGGATGGGCTTCAACAACGACGGCGCCGCGGCCGTCGCCCCCCGCCTCGCCGCCACCCGGCGCACCCTCCAGGAGCGGTTCGGCGCCGTCCGTCCCGTGCTCGGGGTGAACATCGGCAAGACCAAGGTGGTCCCGCTCGAGGGAGCGGCCGAGGACTACCGGACCTCCACGCGGCTCCTCGCCCCCCACGCCGACTACCTGGCCGTCAACGTGTCCTCCCCGAACACCCCGGGGCTGCGCCAGCTGCAGGAGATCTCCGCCCTCGAGCCCATCCTGGCGGCCGTGCGGGAGGAGGCGGACCGCGTCGTCGCCGACCGCCGGGTGCCCCTGACGGTGAAGATCGCCCCGGATCTCGCGGACGAGGACGTGCGTGCCGTCGCCGCGCTGGCGGAGCGCATCGGTCTGGACGGCGTGATCGCCACGAACACCACGATCTCCCGCGAGGGTCTGACCACTCCCGCCGCCGAGGTCGAGGCCCTCGGCGCCGGCGGCCTCTCGGGCGCGCCGCTGAAGGAGCGCTCCACCGAGGTCCTCGCGGTGCTGCGTGCCGCGCTGCCGTCCGCCACCGCCCTGGTGAGCGTGGGCGGGGTGACCACCGCGGACGACGTCGCCGCCCGCCTGGACGCCGGCGCCGACCTGGTCCAGGGGTACACGGCGTTCCTGTACGAGGGACCGTTCTGGGCCGGGCGGGTCAACGCGGGCCTGGCCCGCCGCATGCGCGGCCGCTGAGCGGCGATCGGCGGACCCGGCGGATCAGGCGGGGAACTGGCCGCGCTTCACCTGGGGCTTGGGCAGACGCAGGCGCCGGAACTGCAGTGCACGCATCACGCCGTAGAAGCCGGTCCCCGGCTCGGCCGCGCCGAACTTCGCGGTGAGGCGCTTCCTGATCTGGCGGGAGAGGAAGAAGCTCTCGGCGATCACGAGGGCGACCAGGACGTAGAGCGAGATCATCAGCACGAGCTGGACCTGGGCGCCGGGGATGAACATGGCCACCACGTACAGGAGCACCACGGGCATGAGCCACTCGCCGATGCCCGTGCGCGCGTCCACGTAGTCGCGCACGAACCGCTTCTGGGGCCCGCGGTCGCGTGCCGGCAGGTTGCGCTCGTCGCCGGTCTCCAGGGCGTGGCGCTGGCGCATCCGCTCCTGGGCCGCGGCCTCCCGCTCCGCGCGGCGGGCGGCCTTGCGGTCCTCGGGCACCAGGGTGCGACGCCGTGCGGCCTCCTGGTCCTTGCGGCGCGGCGTGGGGGCGTTCTTCCCCTGGGAGCGGTCCCGGCGCGCCTCCGCCCGTCCCGAGGGGCGGGCGGCGGGCTCCCGGGAGGCCGGGCGGGTCGTGGCGTCCGGCGCGGCGGGCAGCGCAGTGGAGCCGTGGGTGGCCGGCGGGGCGTCGGTCTCGGTCTTCTTCCAGCGTTTCAGCACCGCATCAGTGTAGTGCGGGACACGTCGTAGGCTGAGGCCCATGACCGAGCACACCCCCCGCACCGCCCCCGCCGCCGCCCCGGATCCGGACCTGGTGGCCGCCGTCCGCGCCGCCGTGGACGCCCGCTTCCCGCAGATGCTGCAGACCCTCAAGGACCTCGTGGCCATCCCCGGCATGGCCTGGGACTCTGCCGACCGCTCCGTCCTGGAGCGCT
This Micrococcus flavus DNA region includes the following protein-coding sequences:
- a CDS encoding alpha/beta hydrolase produces the protein MPLRDHLRLPRRPAAEATTGDQHQASAPLVDDAPGGGWVPDGMDGFERLTLGLEEDKQGQNIVTVVRRRAPEGQRDPDRRPVLALHGWSDYFYNAPLAEAFDDAGYAFHAVDLRHYGRSLRPGQTPGWTDDLRRYDADIAAALAAAARDHPLPPVLLGHSTGGLVASLWADRNPGRLAALVLNSPWLQTHGGTPARAVARLATRPLARARPYGTLRLPRVDFYWRSLSAEADGEWDLVPAWRAPWSFDLPHAWLDAVLAGHRRVARGLSIDVPVLVLVSDTGHRGLRYGEAMLAADIILNPSAMARRALRLGREVTVQQHAGALHDVYASPEPVRSRAMADTLRWLAPVAPPRED
- a CDS encoding quinone-dependent dihydroorotate dehydrogenase, with product MQLPDPRARVQSVLDSSAPRLYPPFFRAVFSGMDAERAHHVGFAGIRAAERTGASRALRATMAPDLGLARTVMGLRFPSPFGLAAGFDKTGVGTTALAELGFGHIEVGTITAQAQPGNPAPRLFRLPADRALVNRMGFNNDGAAAVAPRLAATRRTLQERFGAVRPVLGVNIGKTKVVPLEGAAEDYRTSTRLLAPHADYLAVNVSSPNTPGLRQLQEISALEPILAAVREEADRVVADRRVPLTVKIAPDLADEDVRAVAALAERIGLDGVIATNTTISREGLTTPAAEVEALGAGGLSGAPLKERSTEVLAVLRAALPSATALVSVGGVTTADDVAARLDAGADLVQGYTAFLYEGPFWAGRVNAGLARRMRGR
- a CDS encoding DUF3043 domain-containing protein — protein: MLKRWKKTETDAPPATHGSTALPAAPDATTRPASREPAARPSGRAEARRDRSQGKNAPTPRRKDQEAARRRTLVPEDRKAARRAEREAAAQERMRQRHALETGDERNLPARDRGPQKRFVRDYVDARTGIGEWLMPVVLLYVVAMFIPGAQVQLVLMISLYVLVALVIAESFFLSRQIRKRLTAKFGAAEPGTGFYGVMRALQFRRLRLPKPQVKRGQFPA
- the uppS gene encoding polyprenyl diphosphate synthase, with amino-acid sequence MSDVAKVSPPPHPSGAVAPALDPRFVPRHVAVVMDGNGRWANQRGLPRTEGHRAGEAALLEVVAGAVELGIGHVSAYAFSTENWSRSADEVRFLMGFSRDVLRRQRDTLDSWNVRIRWNGRAPRLWTPVIRELREAEELTRDNTGTTLHMCVNYGSRAEILDGVQAIAEEVRAGRMKPGDISEDTITRWLDRAYRSGDRDIDVTPDVDLFLRTSGEQRLSNYLLWQSAYAELLFLDVLWPDVDRRTLYAAVETYARRDRRYGGAVDAPQADAAGGAADA